The Burkholderiales bacterium DNA segment GCGCGCGCTCCGCGGCCTCGATATAGCGCGGCTCGCCTACCAGATGACCGAAGCGCGATAACGCGTAAGCGGCGATGCCGTTTCCCGAAGGCGTCGCGTTGTCGTGGCCGGGTTTCGGGCGATGGATCAGTTGTTCGTGATCGTGGCTGGTAAAGAAAAATCCGCCGTTTTCATTGTCTTCAAAGCGTTCGAGCAGCGCGTCGGCAAGTTCCTGCGCGAAATCCAGATCATCGCTGCGAAAACGCGCTTGCAGCAGTTCCAGCAGCGCATCGAGCAGGAATGCGTGGTCGTCGAGATAGGCGTTCAGGTGCGCACGGCCGGGCTGCGTCGAATCTCCCGAACGCCCAGGCACGCTTTTGTAGGTCGCGAGCAGCTTGCGGTCCCGCCACATGACGCCGCGCACGAAGCCTGCGGCGCGCTCTGCCGAAGCCAGCCAGTCAGCGCGTCCGAAAACCCGCGCGGCGCGCGCCATTCCTTTGATCATCAGAGCATTCCAGCTCGTCAGAATCTTTTCGTCGCGCCCCGGATGCACGCGTTTTTCGCGCTCGGCGAACAGCTTCGCTCGCGCCAAGGCGAGCAGATTTTCGCACTGCTCTAGCGGCTTGCCGGCTTTGGCGGCGGTCTCATCGAGGCCCTGCACCACGCGCAAGTGCCAATCCTTGCCTTCGAAATTGGCGGGCCGGTCGAGGCCGTAATGCGGCGCGGCAACGGCGTACTCATCCGCGGAAAGCAAGCCGCGAACCTCGTCCGTCGTCCATACGTAAAACTTGCCTTCCTCGTGCTCGGAATCGGCGTCTATCGTCGAGTAATAGCCACCCTCTGGCGATTGCATTTCGCGCAGCACCCATTGCGCCGTTCCCTCCACGACCTGGGCAAACAGCGGTTCTTTCACCGCCAGAAACGCGTCGGCATAAAGCCGCAATAGCGGCCCGTTGTCGTACAGCATTTTTTCGAAGTGCGGAATCATCCAGAAGCGATCGACGCTGTAGCGCGCAAAGCCGCCGCCGAGCTGATCGTAAATGCCGCCTTCGGCCATGCTGCCGAGGGTCGTGCGCACCATCGCCAGCGCATCGGCGTCTTTGTCAGCGGCGTAGCGGCGCAGGAGGAATTCGAGCTCGACCGGATGCGGAAACTTCGGCGCGTCGCCGAATCCACCGTGGCGGCTATCGAAACTCGCGCGCAACGCATCGAATGCTGCCGTGATCGGCGCATCGCTGAGCGCAATGTGTTGCCCGGCCGCTGCGGGTTGCGTGCGCCGCAGCGCATTTTTGAGCGAGGCATTCTGCTCGTCGATGTCGGCGCGCCGCTGCCGATAAGCGTCCGCGATCTGCGTCAGCACGTCCCTGAAACCGGTCAGGCCGTAGCGCGCCGTTTTCGGAAAATAAGTACCAGCGAAAAACGGCGTCTGATCATCAGGCATCAGGAACATCGTCAACGGCCAGCCGCCGTTGCGCTGGGTCAACATCGCGTGCGCGGTTTGATAAATCTGATCGAGGTCCGGACGCTCCTCGCGATCGACCTTGATATTGACGAACAGCTTGTTCATGACGCCGGCGATTTCCGCATCCTCGAACGATTCATGCGCCATGACATGACACCAG contains these protein-coding regions:
- a CDS encoding thioredoxin domain-containing protein; this encodes MPNRLASETSPYLQQHAGNPVDWHAWNDEALALAKRDDKPILLSIGYSACHWCHVMAHESFEDAEIAGVMNKLFVNIKVDREERPDLDQIYQTAHAMLTQRNGGWPLTMFLMPDDQTPFFAGTYFPKTARYGLTGFRDVLTQIADAYRQRRADIDEQNASLKNALRRTQPAAAGQHIALSDAPITAAFDALRASFDSRHGGFGDAPKFPHPVELEFLLRRYAADKDADALAMVRTTLGSMAEGGIYDQLGGGFARYSVDRFWMIPHFEKMLYDNGPLLRLYADAFLAVKEPLFAQVVEGTAQWVLREMQSPEGGYYSTIDADSEHEEGKFYVWTTDEVRGLLSADEYAVAAPHYGLDRPANFEGKDWHLRVVQGLDETAAKAGKPLEQCENLLALARAKLFAEREKRVHPGRDEKILTSWNALMIKGMARAARVFGRADWLASAERAAGFVRGVMWRDRKLLATYKSVPGRSGDSTQPGRAHLNAYLDDHAFLLDALLELLQARFRSDDLDFAQELADALLERFEDNENGGFFFTSHDHEQLIHRPKPGHDNATPSGNGIAAYALSRFGHLVGEPRYIEAAERALQLFYPAMQRQPGGFTSLAIALEEALEPPRIVILRGQSTDDLAVWQRALQEHYLPNTVTLAIPAGAKNLPAALDKPGSETVNAWVCHGVTCLPPIDDLATLIDVCKNSDGV